Proteins from a single region of Candidatus Methylomirabilota bacterium:
- a CDS encoding lytic transglycosylase domain-containing protein yields the protein MRRLLLSLGAVAALATASPADAEMYRLRGADGSVHFTNAPTDPRYRRMGIGSGTSAGWLRVPGGDPAGYTTEIREAAERYGVPEKLVSAVIRVESAFNPRAVSRSGARGLMQLMPETASVLGVRNSFDPRQNIDGGVRHLRAMLTRFPNNLPLALAAYNAGDRAVYAYQGIPPYVETRDYVSRVLHLFDGNLDGLSHTAVYRRIENDGTITYTNIPPRGRRD from the coding sequence GTGAGACGCTTGCTGCTGTCCCTGGGTGCGGTCGCCGCCCTCGCGACCGCGTCACCGGCCGACGCCGAGATGTACAGGCTCCGCGGCGCGGACGGCAGCGTCCACTTCACGAACGCCCCGACCGATCCGCGCTACCGCCGCATGGGCATCGGCTCCGGGACCTCCGCGGGATGGCTCAGGGTGCCCGGCGGCGACCCCGCGGGGTACACGACGGAGATCCGCGAGGCCGCGGAGCGCTACGGGGTGCCCGAGAAGCTGGTGAGCGCGGTCATCCGCGTCGAGTCCGCGTTCAACCCGCGCGCGGTGTCGCGGAGCGGCGCCCGGGGCCTCATGCAGCTCATGCCCGAGACGGCGTCGGTCCTCGGCGTGCGCAACAGCTTCGATCCGCGCCAGAACATCGACGGCGGCGTCCGCCACCTGCGCGCGATGCTCACGCGCTTCCCGAACAACCTGCCGCTGGCACTCGCGGCGTACAACGCGGGCGACAGGGCGGTGTACGCCTACCAGGGGATCCCGCCGTACGTGGAGACGCGCGACTACGTGTCCCGCGTCCTCCACCTCTTCGACGGGAATCTGGACGGCCTCTCGCACACCGCCGTGTACCGTCGCATCGAGAACGACGGCACGATCACCTACACGAACATCCCGCCCCGGGGCCGCCGCGACTAG
- a CDS encoding hydrolase, whose protein sequence is MPQQPVLVIIDVQERLFNAMDAELRDDTIRNIKILGAAARRLAVPVVVTEQYPRGLGRTLPELRALLDDVTPLEKTAFSCCGADGFTGRLKALGAEPVILTGIEAHVCVLLTALDLLRQGFRVSVVADAVCSRTSANFDLGLAQVRQAGAVVTATETVVFQLLGRADTDAFREISKLLR, encoded by the coding sequence ATGCCGCAGCAGCCGGTCCTCGTGATCATCGACGTGCAGGAGCGGCTGTTCAACGCCATGGACGCCGAGCTTCGCGACGACACGATCCGCAACATCAAGATCCTCGGCGCGGCCGCGCGGCGCCTCGCCGTTCCCGTCGTCGTCACGGAGCAGTACCCGCGCGGCCTCGGCCGGACGCTGCCCGAGCTGCGTGCGCTCCTCGACGACGTGACGCCGCTCGAGAAGACCGCGTTCTCGTGCTGCGGCGCCGACGGGTTCACGGGCCGCCTCAAGGCGCTCGGCGCCGAGCCGGTCATCCTCACCGGGATCGAGGCGCACGTGTGCGTCCTGCTCACCGCGCTCGACCTGCTGCGCCAGGGCTTCCGGGTGTCCGTCGTCGCCGACGCGGTCTGCTCGCGCACGTCCGCGAACTTCGACCTCGGGCTCGCGCAGGTCCGGCAGGCCGGCGCCGTCGTCACGGCGACCGAGACGGTCGTGTTCCAGCTCCTCGGGCGCGCCGACACGGACGCCTTCCGCGAGATCTCGAAGCTGCTTCGCTAG